Proteins from a genomic interval of Deltaproteobacteria bacterium:
- a CDS encoding LysR family transcriptional regulator translates to MDFRRLEVFVKVYLLKSFSRAGQVLYLSQPTVSEHIRLLEEDLGLTLFDRQGKEVLPTPAGRLLYQYANQLMALRQDSLRAMKQFRDLGTGDLLIGGSNIPGQYLLPGLLGRFKDRFPKIRIRLLIGDTQNIQNKLLEGAIELGLVGAQVDHRQISCQMLTTDELVCIASPQQVKDRQKALDSQALLALPFILREKGSGTRKALEQALKKIGLDIKDLQVVAEMGSNEAIRQAVKAGVGISIISRRAVLEDLEQGRLQELKIKKFPLIRNFYLIHLKQRTLSPLAEAFREFILKEV, encoded by the coding sequence ATGGATTTCAGACGGCTGGAAGTTTTTGTAAAGGTTTACCTGTTGAAAAGTTTTTCCAGGGCCGGTCAGGTCCTTTATCTGTCCCAACCTACGGTCAGCGAACACATCCGGCTTTTAGAAGAAGACCTGGGATTGACCCTTTTTGATCGTCAGGGCAAAGAAGTGCTGCCGACCCCGGCCGGCCGGCTCCTTTATCAGTATGCCAATCAGTTAATGGCCCTTCGTCAGGATTCCTTGAGGGCCATGAAACAGTTTCGAGACCTGGGAACCGGTGATCTGTTGATCGGCGGCAGCAACATCCCCGGTCAGTATCTCTTGCCAGGCCTTTTGGGGCGCTTTAAAGACCGTTTTCCAAAAATACGGATCAGGTTGTTGATCGGAGACACCCAGAACATTCAGAATAAACTTCTGGAAGGGGCCATCGAATTGGGGTTGGTCGGAGCCCAGGTGGACCACCGCCAGATCTCCTGTCAGATGCTGACCACCGACGAACTCGTTTGCATTGCTTCCCCGCAGCAGGTCAAGGACAGGCAAAAGGCCCTGGATAGCCAGGCGCTTTTGGCCCTCCCTTTTATCCTCCGGGAAAAAGGCTCCGGGACCCGAAAGGCATTGGAACAGGCCTTAAAAAAAATAGGCCTGGACATAAAAGATCTCCAGGTGGTGGCGGAGATGGGGAGTAATGAAGCCATCCGGCAGGCTGTCAAGGCCGGGGTGGGGATTTCCATTATCTCCCGGCGGGCGGTTTTGGAAGATCTGGAACAAGGCCGGCTTCAGGAACTGAAGATAAAAAAATTCCCCCTCATCCGGAATTTTTATCTCATCCATCTAAAGCAAAGGACCCTTTCACCCCTGGCGGAGGCCTTTCGGGAATTTATTCTGAAAGAAGTTTAG